A window of Costertonia aggregata contains these coding sequences:
- a CDS encoding lipoprotein signal peptidase, translating into MNLKKSLILIIIILLIDQISKIYIKTHFILGESIDVFSWFKIYFIENEGAAWGAKLSDILPISDSRGKLVLTIFRLFAIVGIGYWLYDTIRKKHSKTLILAISLIFAGALGNILDSVFYGIVFNDSNREVATLFSKEPYGSLFYGKVVDMLYFPLVDTVWPEWMPYFGGKAFRFFEPVFNVADTAISTGVGILIVFNKKAFGKTNEDNIADVQVSENE; encoded by the coding sequence ATGAATTTAAAGAAGTCCCTTATACTTATCATCATTATTTTATTGATCGATCAAATCAGTAAAATATACATAAAGACCCATTTTATCCTAGGAGAATCAATTGATGTGTTTAGTTGGTTCAAGATATATTTTATAGAGAACGAGGGTGCCGCATGGGGTGCCAAATTAAGTGATATACTACCCATTTCCGATAGCAGGGGCAAACTGGTATTGACCATTTTTAGGCTTTTTGCCATTGTGGGTATAGGATATTGGCTATACGATACCATTCGCAAAAAACATTCGAAAACCTTGATATTGGCAATATCGTTGATTTTTGCAGGTGCTTTGGGCAATATACTGGATTCGGTTTTTTACGGTATCGTTTTTAACGATAGTAATAGGGAGGTCGCTACCCTATTCTCAAAAGAACCTTATGGAAGCCTTTTTTACGGTAAGGTTGTAGATATGCTTTATTTTCCATTGGTAGATACGGTGTGGCCTGAATGGATGCCCTATTTTGGCGGAAAGGCTTTTCGGTTTTTTGAACCGGTCTTCAACGTTGCTGATACAGCCATAAGTACGGGTGTGGGTATTTTGATCGTATTCAACAAGAAAGCTTTTGGTAAAACCAATGAAGATAATATTGCAGATGTTCAGGTATCTGAAAATGAATAG